AGTGAGCTTGAGTACCTGTACAGTAAAGATAAAAAACAACCTCTCAACAAATGGAAGACCCAACTGAAAAGGGTAACCTTTGCAGGTCAAGAATAAGCAGGTTTCCTTGCTGAAAAGGATATTTATGCCATCTGGAATAACCATCCCTAGTTGTCACCCATATATAATGTtgttttaaaatggttgtaaaggctgaagttttttttaccttcatgcattctattcataaaggtaaaaaaccttcagatgTGCAGCTCCCACCACAGCCTCCCGTTTTATACTCGCCTAAACCTGAtaccgatccagcaatgtgcacaagaccaGAAAtctcccaggtctcttcctcctcattggttgagtcacagcagcaggagtcattggcacgggaatcctgcgttgcatcagagaggggcggggtcacccgtacacatcactgggaaaccctgACGTTTCTCcttatcagaggggggcggggtgatgggtggccccgccctcagctacataagagctgtcaagctagcgccgcgtcattggctgggagacttgtcccaagctgtctcctctgggttttttttaactttttgtgaaatggtaggggtacaatgtaccccttaccaattcacatgggggggccgggatctgggtgtcccctttgttaaagggggcttcaagattccgataagccccccgcccacagacccccacaacccttgcccggtggatgaggcccttgtccccatcaacatggggacatcctccccatgttgattgcatgtggcctggtacagttcagaaggaggaagctctctcatccccccctcttttcctgcggcctgccaggttgcatgctcgaataagggtctggtgtggattttttgggggaactccatgccattttttttttttttattattttggtgcggagttccccttaatatccataccagacctgaagggcctggtaatggaattttgggggacccccacgcattttttttttctatttttcaatgaccttcaattacttttatgtgtattgtcgggaccgacaattcattaatagcacttttaaatgacttttttttttactttagaaatgtaattttgctctcggactgttatagacatgggaaacatgcgctactttacaggcatactatagacaccccccaggtatgaaatttaaaggaatatttcacttttattgtttcactttaagcattattaaaatcactactgccaaaaaaatggttgtttttaaaacttttttgcattgatacatatcccctggggcaggacccaggtccccaaacactttttatgacaataacttgcatattaacctttaaaattagcacttttgatttttcatgttcgtgtcccatagactttaatggtggtcgcgtgttcgaacaaatttttttgcctgttcgcatgttctggatgcaaaccaaatagtggggtgttcggcccattcctagtCATAAAGCATTTTCCTAACCTTGGAGAGattttggagttgatttactaaactggagagtgcaaaatctggtgcatctgtgcgtgatagccagtcagcttctaacttcagattgctcAATGAAGCTTTGATGAAAATACTTGGAAGCTGAatagtttctttgcagagctgcaccagatttggcactctccactTTTATTAAATCAACATCTTTAtcttactttctgttgtgtctgcagaacaggaagtgaagagaaatctcctcatTGTGACTCAGGGGATAAACAACTGTTATTTCCTACTATGTCCAAATGAAGCATAAGGTTTTGGcgttttatatatacactttttaatATTGTAAAAGCCCCATGATAAGGGAGTCTTGAAAGAAGAGTGTAAAAACAAGGAATTCTGTCAAGTTGTTAAAAATAACAATATTTCTTATGCcaggaaaaaatattgttttcatctttattttttaatacagaACAGCTTTTTATTCAAAGCAAACATCCAGATGTTTTATAAAAAGAAAATCAATGCCAAAAGTTAGCCAATATAACTTCAACTCCAAAGTTTCTAAACACGAAAATCACAGATTTTCCTAGAACAATATACAGTATTGCTTATATGTAATAAGGAATGATTGTATATGCATATAACTACCAGGTTCCCTTATGCAGCTGGCATTCAAAACACAACCTCAGTCTTGTAGGATACTTATTCTTGACACCTTGATCCCAGGAATGACTCACAGACTTGACAGTAGACTTCTTTACCATACAAAGCTTTGTATCAGGAACAACAAACATGTATGTAGTAACAGAAGACACTCTTTTGGTACTTATCTGGTGCAACTCAGTCCAACCATGATGCCCAGTGCCAGAGACTCTACAcataacttaagctggccatacatggattgaaattcagctggttcagcagggaccggacaaatttaGATACGTGTGTGGCTACTGTGGTTTAACAGAACTctatctactgatcgacttctgtccAACCGCCCTGTTGGTATATTTTTGCCTGATCAGTGCCGCAGGCAAAAggctgatggcagggaagtcttccTGTTGTTAGAATATAATAACATGGTGGGGAGGATTCTTGCATCCAcaacaaatgtgtggatgggggaatcgggtcagtttttttgttaaatctgctggttgaaaaaaaaaactgattcatatatggccagctttagggatgAGAGTCTCATGCCATAAAATAATTGTTGGATGACAGTCTAAGGACCACTCTCTATGCTCTTAACTAGGattcctcctgaggttgctaggggtactttgagctgtgactgattgacATACCACTGTAAAggaagcatttttcccactgaccaccgatgtaaagctcctccttcccactgacccccaaagaATTAATTATAGAAGAGAAGCATTAAAGTTGAGTAAGGCTGCTTTAGATTTCTCTGTCATATGTGACAGTGCTATATTTCTTGTGGAATGCAACCATTCACAGCTGGATATTGTCAGAACACTGCAACTTCAGTAGTCCAGCACTTTGCTGCACTTGCATTCTTCATTGAAGAGAGATCTTCCTGAAATCCATAATGACTTCCATACAGCATCTGTGCCCTATCCACTAATTAGTGTTGCCCAAGCTAAGGACAGGACTTCCTTTGAGAAGTTCTGCCTAGACAACTGTAAATTGCTGTATTATAAGTGGGAACCCATCTGAATCCTTACACAACAAAAGCACAAATGGAAAAGTATGTGTACGCCTTACAGTACAATTCTCCCAGCACCTCTCCCTACATAGATTTGGGTTTCCCTTTCCCCTAACAAGTCCCATAGGCTTGAATGGGATGTACCTTTTCATATCAGGAACAGAATTCTATTTAAGTCTATGTAATGTTAGTGGACAGGCTTGGGCATCTTGTCACTAGATTTTTACCAGCTGGGTTGCAGACATTGTAGAAGGTTGAAGCCATCAGAGGAGGTACAGTAAGTACAGACCTGAtgcaaatgcaaaacttttttttcctttttggctaGAGAGTAGAAGGGTTAGACTTACTGCCTAATTTTTATTTCTGCCCTCAgtaggttttttttcccccctaactCCTGGTCACTATTGTCACCAAGACATCATCGCACCAGAAGATTGCAGCAGCAGGGGAGGTGGGGGGCGCATCGGCAGAGGAGGATGTCTACTaatatcagcacaagggacacattctactgactgtaagttgtgtctcttgtgctgatttttcatttttttttttaatcttagctACACTTAGGCTTTAAGGTTCATCATAGTTGGTGAGTGTGCCATTAGGTGGTGGTGAATCATGTGGAGCATGTTTTTCTTGCTGTGGAACACTTACATGTGAAGAGACATTAACTACTTTTTTCCGaccgtatactgtgtatatatacggcggcaaggcagctctctacgtgatcctgcacttctgggtctggggcgtacACGCACGCCACCTGCGACTCACtcctactgtgattggacacagcaagagccaatcagtgggtccgctggacgcgatgtccaccgggacccgctgatcattcgggacacaggcagaacggcggtctgcctatgtaaacaaggcagatcgccattctgtgagaagggaaggttgaGATCCTGTATtcttgcaaagcaggaacatggatctctgccttcgcataGTACAAGCACCTCACACAGTGTACACAAGCACaggttagacacacagttaaccctttgatcgcccctgatgttaaccccttccctgccagtgtcattagtacactgacagtgcatatttttagcaatgaacactgtattagtgtcaatggtccccaaaaagtgtccagtttgttccgccgcaatgttgcagtcctgctataagtccctgattgtcaccattactagtaaaagaaaataaataaaaattcaataaatctatcgcatagtttgtagacgctataaattttgcgcaaaccaatcaatatacgcttattgggatttttttatcaaaaatatgtagcagaatacatattggcctacattgatgaagaaattcgatttttttttttccattcttttatttgatatgttttatagcagaaagtaaaaaatattgttttttttttttttttcaaaattgtcagtatttttttgtttatagtgcaaaaaataaaaaccacagagctgattaaataccaccaaaagaaagctctattggtgggggaaaaaggacataaattttatttgagtacagcgttgcacgaccgttcaattgtcagttaaagtaacgcagtgccatatcgcaaaaaaatggcctggtcatgaaagggggaggtagaccttccagaggtcaagtggttaatttcaaCACAAAAAATACTTGTAAAATGCGACATCAGTGGACATCTGATTAGAAGGCACAGTAAGTACAGTTTACAGCTTAAATTTTTATACACTGTTATACACATTTTATATTCTGTATATATGATTTATGTGGTATTCTGTAGCACTGCTTCAGTGGAAACATTGTGAAATTTGTAACAAATGGGTCTATTATTCATATTTTGTAGGAATTTTTTTTGTATGGTTTGTGTTGCCATTTGTATAGCGCTGCTGTAGTAGAGGCACTGTAAACACTCATATACAGATAAAGTAGACATACACATGTTAAATTATAGGTTACCTGATACTGAAAAGTCATTTATGTCTGCCATTATTTTAAGCCTATCACTTTAAGCAAATACAGCATGTAAGCAAATTCCAGTCAAGCTGCATATTTTTCTGATATCCATGGAAACAGCGGAAGCCACTATGTTTTACTCTTACTGTTTGCTTCATGAATGGCCCATGCTAATtgcattaattcattcattcatcctGTGGTTTGGTGGACTTTAGCACTGGTAGAGTACTGCCATTTAACACTATAATTATAAAAGCAAATTCTAATTGAAAATTCTTATCTAGCTGGAAAGCAGCACTTTAAGCATACCTGTTTATTTTCCAAGTGTTTTAGCCCACATgaaatagagagatagatagatagatagatagatagatagatagatagatagatagatagatagatagatagatagatagatagatagatagatagatatggatatagatatataaaatacaCCACTGAGCATTTATTTCTTTACGATCATCCCTATAGTCTGTATAGGAAAGGAATTTATGATAATTTCATTAAAATGACTTAATACAATATTTCATTTACCATTCAGATCAGTGTCAGCCTTGGGTTTTATGGCCCCTTCTGCCAAATTTTAGTTCATTGCCTTCCCCATGtccaaaaaaaagcagattttgctATTCCTTATTGAAACCACTGTTACTAAATCTTGCATGCAATAAAGGATCCTGGTGCCTGAAATATAACTCCACCCTCACTTACAGTATATTTTTCCTTATTTTCAAAATGACGCTGCATTGCCACAGTTATGAAATTGCATTGACGACTGTAAATCCAGATTTCTAAATTAGCGCTATGACATTGCTCACTGCAGCTGAATAAATAAGCATTGTCACCTTAAAAGAGGAAGTGTCTCTGCATACGCTTTGCTAGTAGGATTTATCTGAAAGCAAggcacaaaggacaaaaaaatattaaaatgtttgaTATCATAGGAACATGTACAACAACATAATTGGTTTAATAGTTTGGGTTTGAATACACGTTAATGTTTTTAAATAGTATCAGTATATATGCTATGTGTTTCTTCAGCTGTTTAATCCTCATTCACTTCTATTTAGTTGTTTATCTCTATTTTCTATTCCATTTAGGTGGATCTGTTTCAAACATGGTCAGCTGCATCAATATTTATAACAATGATACCATCCTCAGTTCTCCGGCTTCCCGCATCCCTGGTGCAATATTTCTGGGATTGGCGGCCATCTTGGGTTTACCTGGGAATACTTTTATTATCTGGAGCATTTTGTGGAAAATGAAAGGCCGGGAAAAGTCAGTGACCTGCATCCTAATCCTTAACTTGGCGGTGGCCGATGGGACAGTCCTTCTCCTCACTccattttttatcatatttttggcCAAGAAGAGCTGGATATTTGGTAGACCTGCCTGTAAAATTGCATACTACCTTTGTTGCCTTAACATGTATGCTAGCATTTTCATTATTGCTCTCATGAGCATGGACCGATTCTTAGCTGTTTTCCGACCATACATGGCTCAGTCGTTTCGTAAACGAGATGTGGTGGTAAAGGTCCTCATAGTCATATGGCTTCTAGCAGGGGCTTTGGCACTTCCGGCATTCGCTTTCAGGGAGGTGATAGACAACAAAGACATGAACTCTACGATATGTGAACCTTGCCATGCCAACCGAGCACAGGCCATCTTTCATTACTCCTTTGAGACATTGGTGGCTTTCCTGCTTCCTTTTCCTGTGGTATGCTTTAGTTATATGCTTGTGTTAATTAAACTAAAAGCAAGCCACTTTGGACAACGGTCAAGGATAGAGAAACTAATTGCTGTTATCTTGTTGACTTTTGCCATCCTATGGCTTCCATATCATATAGTCAATGCTATACAGGTGACTGCCAATCTCACCACTGGAAATATATCCGAGACCCTGGCAAAAGCAGCTAAAAAAAGCAGAGCTGGAGCCACCGCTTTAGCATTTTTCAGCGCGTGTGTCAATCCTTTGCTGTATGCCTTTGCTGCTTCTGATTTATTTAGGGTATTTGGAGTGGGTTTTGTAGCCAAGCTGCTGGAGGGAACTGTGGCAGAAATACAAAAACGGGTTAAATCTCAACGTGAGCTTGTAAAAGGTCTTGTGAGAGTTGGAAGTCGGGCTGAGTCTGTGGAGCTTGAAGAGAAAAACGGGATAAAATTAGAACCATTGAATGGTGACTGTGCATGTAATAGTTAGCAATATAAGCTAGAAAGATGAGCCTTAAAAAATAGTGCAGTATTAAATTTATTTAAACTTTATAAATTTCCTCAGTCAGTCAGGAATAGTGCTATGTAAGCATTAAACGTTCTCCTAAGCAGCTCTAAGATAACTATATTGTTTGGAGAGAAGAAATGCTTTTGAGGGATGGTAAAGTTAACACATATGAATCCTGGAATGTTATTGACAGTCTCCAGAACATTCCATCAAACGAAGGAACACTGGTCATATATCCAAGGAACAACTGGTAAACCCACCGATAAATAATTCACAGCATGGAAAACCTGTCAGAGTGCATTTTCTGTACAAATTACTTAATAACATACCATTTCAGCAGTTACATTGTACAACGCAAAGGTTTTCCTTTTTTCAAGGATtacatttcattatatattaccgtacacacacacacactggggctgttttattaaaactggtgcagctctgtatagtagccaatcagcttctaacttcagcttgttcaattaagctttgacaaaaaaaaactggaagttgattgatttctatgcagagcttacATGCAGTATGCAgagcttactaaaactggagatcttacactctccagttttagcaaatcaaccccaatcaTTTTGCCCATGACTTAACCATTTCATTACTGATTGCTTGTGAAACTTGGGGCACCTTGGCAGTAAGCATGTTACTTCCTGTTGCGGGAACAAATACAATATAAAGTTTGCAGTGTTAACCACTATCTGACAGCGCACTGTAGATTTACTGCTTCAGTGTGGGCAGCTGCGTAgaatcatgtgtgtgtgtatatatatatattgattctgCTTTTAGGGGGTGCGTGCGCCGTCCATGCCAGCTGTGATTAGTCAAAGCACACGCTGATTGGCGGGTGCCGGTGTTTATGCACTGGCCGACACCCGCTGATCGGGGAGGAGAAAGACAGGTCAGagctctgtcagtgtaaacaatataaagctctgttctgtcagcggggatgtgccggTTTTTGTTTCGCTGCAAAGTAAAaccggcacatcccttagtaaaagcacctcacagtacacatt
This window of the Aquarana catesbeiana isolate 2022-GZ linkage group LG01, ASM4218655v1, whole genome shotgun sequence genome carries:
- the LOC141145243 gene encoding leukotriene B4 receptor 2-like, yielding MVSCINIYNNDTILSSPASRIPGAIFLGLAAILGLPGNTFIIWSILWKMKGREKSVTCILILNLAVADGTVLLLTPFFIIFLAKKSWIFGRPACKIAYYLCCLNMYASIFIIALMSMDRFLAVFRPYMAQSFRKRDVVVKVLIVIWLLAGALALPAFAFREVIDNKDMNSTICEPCHANRAQAIFHYSFETLVAFLLPFPVVCFSYMLVLIKLKASHFGQRSRIEKLIAVILLTFAILWLPYHIVNAIQVTANLTTGNISETLAKAAKKSRAGATALAFFSACVNPLLYAFAASDLFRVFGVGFVAKLLEGTVAEIQKRVKSQRELVKGLVRVGSRAESVELEEKNGIKLEPLNGDCACNS